Within the Rosa rugosa chromosome 2, drRosRugo1.1, whole genome shotgun sequence genome, the region TCATGATGAAGCTCATCTAATCTCAAGTGATGGATGTTAATGCTCAAGAATCCCTGACAGAGGCCAGACCTTGTTAACACGGACGTGGGTCCGAAATCTCAGATAATATGGAGAAGAGCGCTAGCGTCACCTATAAAGTGAAATACACTGGGTCAGGAGGGAGACTGCAGCTGGTGGTCTTTGCTACTCTGATGcttaagtcagtcaatgtatttgtatTGACAAAGTAACGTCAGACAAGTATTTAATGCGTTATTAATAAGGAGAGAGAAGTTAATCTTTTATAGGTGGAAGGGATAGTGCTTTCCATTTGATTTATGATGTAGGACTGATGAGGATCagtcagtagcttctgatgcttcagcaaGGTCACCATGACGCGGTGCGTGACGGCACGTTAAGGGCGACGTTAGCTTGAATCTGAGCTCAGGCAACAGTCTGCATGGTGGTGTTCCCGGAGGTCACACCCATAGTGGCGTTAATGCTTTTGGTACAGTGATGCATGGTGTGTGTATTGTTCTAGGCTTATAATGTTGTCTTTATTTATAGTCTTCCCAGTCAGGTTTATGGTGCTATCATTATACTTTTCGCTGAATAAAAGCAAAGTTCTCAACCATGTACAGACTAATGTTTGGTTGAGATTCAGATGAACAAAACCCTTGAGCTCTTCCTTACAGTTTCGAGCTAGGTTCAGGGCGTTGGGCAGGCACATTATTGATCATTATTATCAAGTTATCAGCCCGAACCCTGTAAAGACAGGTTATCTAATGTTGTGGATGCTGCATCGATTGGAACTCGAATTTGATAACACTATTTCGGGTCTCAATTCGTAGATGCTAGTCCATTGTTAATTCTGTTTTCTATAGATTGATGGATAAGCATCCGTAAGAACATCAATCATTTTTTGCCGGGCTCTGTTTCCCTATGACATTGCCTCCAAAATTTCATCTTCCACCTCTACGAAATGGTGAAACGATGTGTATTTGTCTTCCTATACATCTCTTTGACACTGATTCGGAGAGTGTATTGTAGTTTACCTCCTCATTTCCTAAAACCAATAATAAAGAGCGGAAGGGGGAATCAGGcctaattaatccaaatgcTTACAGCACATCCTAGCTTAATCAACAACCGAGTTTCGTATTCAAAACCAACAAACTTGATatcatttaatttaatttatatcgaAAAATTATTCCCTTTAGTGATAGGATCACAGAACACAACTGAAACATTATCTTAGCATATCATTTTCACACATTAACAACATATTAACAGAGATGCATACATAGCCTCTAATAAACAATAGCTCAGGGGAGCTGGTGACTTGGAGCAAGGTCCTCCAGGATCCTCAGAACTGGATCTACTTCATCTGGTCCTCACAGTTCCTCTTGCATGTGTACACTCTAAAATCCctaccaaaaaaagaagaagaagaagaagaagaagaagaagaaaaggtaaaAATTTTCTTCTATATTGTGGTATAACATCAAGCATGTAGAGAAGCCATTTCTTAGTACACCTTTCTAACTACAAGGAAATGTTGAAGGACTTGTAACATTTTACTCATATTTAAAGTCAAGTAAATAGTACATTCAACATATATTAAACAGAGTGAAAATGAGGAGCAACTAACCTGAATTTGGATGCAGAGAGTAATCATTTACTCAAGCCAAAGTAGACTCTCTTCATATCCAATCATTGACCGTCTATCCATATGAATCTCTTCGATCTCCTCTTCATTATAATAACTCCTTACTAACTTCACCCTCGTTTCAGAGTTAGAATTTATCTCCAGAAATGTACTAGTTTCCATAACCCAGATTGGCTTGACAGAAATAATCCCCTCAGGCTGATTGGAAAACTTTAAGTTAAACAGCTTAGTCCAGGAGTTACCCGCATCATATTCCCTCATGACCCACATATCCATAGAGCCAGCATTAGTATCAGCCTGACCAAACACACACAGGCAACCTCCAAGAACCCTTAGATGTCTGAAATAGTCACCAGCATAGTGATCCTCAACAACAGGCAGCGGCATTGTCCGGAACTCCTCATCTGCTAAATCAAAAGCAACTATAACGTCATCAAACATCTCCAGCCAATGAAGTGCCTCATTTAAAAGAGTGCCCATGATTGTCGTTGACGAGGCGGAATATTGGGAATCTTGAATCCTTTTCCAAGAGTTGGATTTCGACGAGAAGATGTGGATCTTGGCTTCCTCTCCCTCCTCAAGGTTAGAGTTGGCTATGAGAATCTTGTAGTCGTCGGTGGCCGAGATATACCCAAAACCAGAGAAGACTTGGTACTCATTTTTAACACCTGGATCAGGTAGTTTTTTGAAGAACCCAGTTGATGGGTTCCATATATACCTCGCTACCATTCCCTGCCCTACAAAAGTTGCAAACATCAGACCACGGCATGAGGAGTGTATGAAAACCATACTGTCTGGTTGCTTGAATGGGCAGCGAAGATTTCTCAAAGCCGACGTCGTCGTTTGCAAGTTCAGCGATTCGAAGAAGTTAGAATCAGAGTAGCTCAGGAAACAGACACTTTTGTTGTTGCCGGAAGCGATTTGGAACTGGGATGTGGCGAAGTGAGGGTCGCGGAGTATGATGAAGCGCCAACGCTTCGAAATGGATGTGAAGCGGATTAAGGATTTGATAGGCAACCACTGGAAGATTTTCGCTATCACATCTTCAGGTATGTGCTCCGCCATTTGCAATTCCCACTTCACAACCCAACGTTTGGGGTTTCACTGTTTTTAGAAGGAGAGTTGGACATGATTTTATAGACATTTGGCAAACGACATCGTTTAGAAAGTGCTCGACTATCGGAAGGAAATATTTATGTTACATTTAAGTAGATTTAATTCGATACAGAGATAAAAGTTAGTTGGTAGATTAGTTCGATAAAGAAATAGAGTAGTTTCATACTGGTTTACCATCTTCTGAATTTGAATCAGTCTACTTGATATATCGATAAATTGAATGTACCGTAGAACCGAATCTCATACAGTTCATTGGTTGAATTTTTTTGATATAATTTATCGTGTCTGCTTGAACAAATTGAAATGACTGAAGTTTTTCTATTTGGAATCGTCTTGGGTCTAATTCCGATTTCCAACATAAAATTGATGATAATCAAGACAACGGTGTTCTCCTTGTTAGTAATTGACCAAATAAACTATATCTAATCACCATTTGATGTAAATCTAACggtaaaaaacaaaacaacccaacttaaaaataattttttcacCATTAGATTTACATCCAAAGATGGTTGAGCATAACTTACTTAGTTATGGACCAGGTGAACATGTGCATAACTAATATCCATGATTTTATAGAAATCAAGCAAAACTAATAAGAAATGTGGCATTAGAAACGCAGAAATAGTAAATAAAATCATTCAGCCTTCGAATCAACGACGTTGTAAATGAGGTGATCGAACTCCAGTGTGACTCATTGTGTAAAGACATATACATCTAAACTCGCGAAATAGCACAACTTATCACTTTGTCAATCCAAAGATAACTAAGTGAATGACATCTTTGGGGAAATGTTATCAATGCTAAAATGGCGACTTGTAGCAGGGTTATAGGATGCCTTGAGCTTTTTCAGTATTGGAAATAGAGCCACATATCGAGATACAACCTGCCTGAACTTATATCTAATTATCTATACAATACGTTCGATCTTAGACGTAGGAGCAATCTTGTGCTGATACTGATCAAAGCAGATATCTATATTTCGTAAAGAGAATAAGAGCCATCATAAACCATAGCAGATAGCTGTGAATTAGGAGCCCGAGCCTCTGCTTCTTCCTCCCATATCAACATTGaatgtttattttttaattcCACTATTATGAATACTCATCGTGTTTTGATGAGTGATTGCTTGTTCTCATGGGCAGGTCGGGGGGAACTTGTATGTCCTGTATGTTTAGGGACTGGTGTACCAAACAACAAAGGTCTTCTCAGGAGGCCTGATGCAAAGCAGCTACTTTAGAAGATGTACAGTGGTCGACTGGTGCCAAAACCTTAACAGAGTCATCCAACAACACCAGCGACTAATCCTCCACAGAAGAGTTCATTTTTTCGGCAAATGAGACCGGGTCTCATTTTTGTTCACGCTTCACAATACAGTGTTGATAATTAATTTAGAATGGTTAAGGCAAAGATATGTATAGCTAGCTGTAATTTCCACTACTATGGTGTTGCAATAGCAGGGCTTCCGGCTTGCAAACTTTGTAAGCTAATTTTGATGGTGTCAATGGTAATAGTTCCTGAAATTTTTCTGTTGGAACTGGAGATTAGTACTTTGATGCACGGTGGATGTATTGTTCTAGGCTTAGAATGCGGTCTTtacagtttttcttttttcttttctttgtataATACTTGCAGATTGGCTCTTAATAGGGGCATGATGAATGTAGTTAAGAAGAAATAAGTCAAATAACTGCCAAAGGATTCTGTCTTATTAGGGCCAAGTCCCAAAACCTTCTTCGTACAATATGTCGTATGAACTGATCTTTATCCCCTCTCGCTTATCACACTAAAACCAGGCCACAGAAATTTCTAAAAGACAACATATATAGGGCACTTGATCAGTGCCAGTTTCTTTCCTTGTTAACCgacaaaaatgaaaatagactAATGCATACATCTGCAATACAAACCTACTCCAACAAGTAACCTGAGAACCTGACTCACTTGGAAATTGAGAGATATTGTCGAATCAGGGTTGACTGCTTGGAAGCTTGATGAGTACATTGTGCTCTGGTTTGTGGTCGCATTCAAAGTCAAGATGAACAAATGCTCTCtcaacttctggaagcttttcaaGATTTATCTGGAGGGACTCTCCAATGGCATGTGCTTCTTTCAAGGGTAATTCTTCTGGGAGTTCAATGTCAACCTGTTTCAACAAAGCAATTATTTTCAAAACAATTGCATTTTTTGAGATAGAACACagaagaaaggatttgattcCATAATGTCACACGATATTGTACTGTTGAAATCATCTCTATTATGACTAACCTCCACAAAATAAAGAACACCAAATGTGTAAGCACGAACTGTGTCAACACGCTTCACTTCAGGGTGCCTTATGACAACATATGTCAACATTTGTAGGAATTCAGGAGGGGCTGACTGTCCCACCAGCGAAACTGCATGTTTCAGACCACGGTTAGACTAGTTGAAGTAGAAATACAAGGAACATCTTTTGAAGCCGTTTAAATAAGATACAACACTAACAGTATGTGCACTCtaaaaaatatgaagattttCCAATTCATAATCTGGAAGTCTTCCTAAGATTAAAATGCAGCGAAGAGAAGCTAGAAAAAGTACCTGCATTTTCCATGACAGTTTTGGACCAATTTATGATCGTATACAGAGCAAGGATAATAGCACCAGTAGGATCAATCCACCAGTAATACTTATCAGCAAGTACAGCAGCAACTAATCCCACTACATTAGTTACCACATCAAAATAGTGATCCTGGTCATTGGCATTGAAAGATGTCATACAACTTGTAAAAATATAACATAATCCAATCTGTTGAAACAGATAACAATAAAGAAGAAGCAGTAACCTCTGCAAAGGCACGGACAATCTTATTTCCTGAGGTTCTGCAATAGAGCCACAGTGCAAGTTTTACCACAGTAGCAAACAACATGATTCCATACAACCACGCCAATTGATCTGAGGTCAGACTTTCAGTGGGATCAGCTGTAATTAATTGTTCTACGGCCTGGATCAATACCTGAAACCCTGTAAGGAGTGGAAGCATAGAAAAGTAAAGTTGGTCGTCGTTGATGTATCATGTATGAAACATAGTCGGGCTTAATCATATTTGAAACTTAACCTTCGACAATggtagaaaatgaaaataggaaaagaaaaagaaatgcaaCAGCATGACATTTTCTGAAAGACTAATTGCATATCCTCATCATTGTGTCTCTATTCTACAGTCTGTTATTTTGAGATATACATCATGCACACTGGAAATAAATGGCAAGAATGTTCACTCAAAATCTCTACTTTTATGTGCAGAGTAAAGTATCAGTGAGCAGGGGAAATGAATCTTTATTTGCCTTGTTCTCTGGCACCAAGATATATAACATGAATGTTCAACGTTCATTACTCCTCTAGTCTTTAAAAATCACTTCAGGAATATCCTAAAATATTTCTGCAAGAGGAGAATATAACAGTAACTCCTTATAAAATTTCCGGTCTGACCTAGATTGGCCACTAATCCCACTCCTTTTAAAATTTCCGGTTTGAGCTAGATTGGCCACTAATCCCACTATTCATGATCTTTGATGTTGCAATTGCTTGCTGACTTGGACAACAACCATGGTAAAAAAATGTTATATAAAGCAGAAGTTGGGTTTCCTTAACCATTCTTATTAATCAACAAATAAAGCAGAACCTATCCATcgcaaaataaaaaatagaagcTAAACAAGATAAATTTATCTGGCAAAGAAGTTCACAATATATTATGACAAGAGCGAAAAGCAGCAGAGACTATTACCAATTTGGTATCATACTAAGGACAAGAAAAACTACAATGACATACCAAGTGTGGCCATGACAGCAGCAAAGATGATTATGCCAACAGGCTGCACCCTCAATTTTCCAATAGGATAGTGGTAGATATTAACGTTCTTCATTGCCAGGTGAGTGAACCAGAGTATGCCACCCGCCATGAGATCTAGTAAAGAATCTAGTGTTGAAGCAGCAATGGCTATGGACCCACTTTTTACAGTAGCATAAATCTGCACATTCCAAAAATCTTATAACAATGTAAGAACACATACTATTTAACTACTTTCTAACTCAAAGAGTGTTCTAAAACATATTTGCTGTTGAAGCCAATTGAAGTGACAAATTACCTTAAGTGCCAACAGAATTATATTTGCATAGTTGGAAATCTTCATTGCTCTTTCATGTTGTGCTTGTTCTGCAAGATTTTCCTCATCAATGCCCTCAGTGGCGAATACAGTGTCAACTTCCTCAAAGGATTTAAGGGTTGCAAATTGTTTTTCATAGTATTCCTTCTCTCCTGCAATTAAATAGAAGCCAAATAAACACAGAGAGGCCCAAATGGCGATTCTAAAGCTACTTAGTTGCACATCCGTTTGGTTGCAGAGAAAACCAAGAAAGAGAAATAAACAAAAGACCAGGATAATCAATTTAACACCATATACCAAACCTTCTATTTGGTTCCTCAGAAAATGAAAGAACACACTAAAGAATGACAGGATCACAAATGACAATGGCGAAACAATTCCCACTTCCCTAAAAGCTTCTACATACAAATTTGAGGCCCCGAAAGACATTTTACATCCAAAAGTACAGATGTTTCAGGGACATAGCCATCCCTATAGTCTTGTTCATCTTGTCAAAACCTTCGAATATTCTGGGCTCTAATCATAGACAGCACCCAAGTTGAAGAAGTGACTCAACGGATGAAATAACTCAAATGTCAAGGAGATGTTAATTGACTCAACTGAAAGGAGAGGAAACTGAGATTATTTTTTACTATGTTTGGTTGTAGAGAAATAAGATAATCATCCAATTCCACCAGAAACCAAACCACGAATGACCTTCATAAGCATTTCTCTTCCACAAACACTAGGCACAAAACACACCTTTTGTTCGTTCctcagaaaacaaaacaaaggcaAAAACTTTACCACAGAATCACAAACATTCTTCTTCCACACTTTCCCAATCTTATCAAATAACAAAATCACCATCTAAGCACACCACACGAAACCACAAACACCAAAAACTAAACCTTCCGTTTGATCCAAGAAAGCCAAAAACTTCAATCACAAAATCACAAGCACATCTCTCTTCCACATTCACACTAACCACACCCCTTTCTTTGGTTCCTCATAAAACCCAACAAACACAAAACCTTTATCAAACAATCACTTCTCTTCCACATTCACACAAACCACAACCCTTTTCTCCGGACCtcccataaaaaaaattaaaaaaataaaacaaaataaaaaaaggcaGGAAACAGAGGCCAAAACTGAATCGCATAAACACAAACATTCTCTTCCACATTAACCAAGGACAACCCTTTTCATAAAACAAACAGCAAAGCAATTGTCTCCATCACAGATTCCTAAACACCTTTATAAAACCGACCAACCTTCGCTTAATCCCGAGGCACGTGAGCAGTCAATCACTTCCGGCGACTCGGGGTCAACACCAGCTCGGACTTTCGGTGGCAGCCTCGAAATGAAGTCGTTTACGAGGGTGCTGTACGAGTTTCTCCGACTCAGTCGCCGACTACGTCCACCGCTTCCCAACAGCGACGCCTTCAGACCCGATTCCGACTTGTTCTCCATTTCAAACCACCCAACAACAAGAATTGTGTTTGACACACCACGAACTCAAAAAATCTGTCTCTTAAGAAGTAGCAAATCTTGAGGATGGAAGTATTGCAACTGTAAACTAAATTAGGCACCAAATACAGCCCACCATCTTCTCTGCTCTGTCCGGATGAGAAAACAGAAGGAAACGACATGTGAAGAGGACCTTTCTATACTTGTCAAGTTGTCGgtactcatttattgttgtactccattttccattttcttttcctATTCTATAATTTGTAGACAGAACATGGAGTCATGAGAGGTAAGAGATATGGAATGATGAGGTAATATTTGAGAAAATTCATGGAAGTGAGAGGGAAGAGATATGGAATCGTGAGCTAATAATTGAGGATATATGTGAAAGTGAGAGGTAGGAGATAAGAATTGTGAGGGAAGATCCTAAGAGATGATATACAACTTGCTCTTGGTTTACTTTCCAACTTTATTTGTTTTCTCTCCAttcattttctcttgatttttgcCATAGTGTTTATGCCTGGAGAAGTAGAGATGGAGAAATACAAATATACACAAAATATCAAATATGCAAATATTTTAACGTAACGAACGGATGATGCATTTATTTCTTGCAGTTGAGTTCTGATATTACATTAGATAAAATTATAACAATTTACAAGGATGATATCTTCACTATGTTAGATAAATCATTATAACTTACATTTGTTAAGCAAGAATTATTTAGTATAAATTTTTGCAAATATATGAAATCACATTGTCGTACTCATCCAAGTgtatcaacaacaaaaaaataaaaagaaaggcAATTAGTCTCATATGCTCGTCTTTATCAGAAACCAAATTAAACCACAAATGACCTTTATAAAATGAAAGAAAGGCCACTACTTTTTCACAAATCCAAAGCATTTCTCATCCACAAACACTAAGCACAAAACACACCTTTTGTTCGTTgctcaaaaaacaaaacaaaggcaAAAACTTTACCACAGAATCACAAACATTCTTCCACATTTTCCCAATCTTATGAAACAACATAATCACCATCTAAGCATACCACACACGAAACCACAAACACCAAAAACTAAACCTTCCGCTTGATCCAAGAAAGCCAAAAACTTTCGTCACAAAATAACAAGCACATTTCTCTTCTACATTCACACTAACCACACCCCTTTTCTTTGGTTCCTcataaaatcaaacaaacacaAATTCTTCATCAAACAAACATATCTCTTCCACATACACACAAACCACTTGTCTCTggacctttttttttaaaaaaaaaaaaaaaaaaaaaaaaaaaaaaaaaaagaaagagggtAGGAAACAGAGGCCATAACATTATCACATAATCACAAACATTCTCTTCCACATTAACTAAGCACAACCCCTTTcataaaacaaacaacaaagcCAATATATCCATCACAGATTTATAAACCCTTCATAAAACCGACCAACCTTCGCTTAATCCGGAGGCACGTGAGCAGTCGATCACTTCCGGCGACTCGGGGTCAACACCAGCTCGGACTTTCTGTGGCAGCCTCGAAATGAAGTCGTTTACGAGGGTGGTGTACGAGTTTCTCCGACTCAGTCGCCGACTACGTCCACCGCTTCCCAACAGCGACGCCTTCACACCCGAATCCGACTTGTCCTCCATTTCAGACCACCCAACAACAAGAAATGTGTTTGACACAAGACGAACTCCAAAACCTGTGTCTCTAAGAAGTAGCAAATCTTGAGGACAGAGGTGTTGCAACTGTAAACTAAATTAGGCACCAAATATAGCCCACCATCTTCTCTGCTCTGTCCGAAGAGAAAACACAAGGAAACGACACGTGAAGAGGGCCTTTCTATACTTGTCGgtactcatttattgttgtaCTCCATTTTCCATTTTCTCCTTTTCTATAATTTGTAGAGAGAACATGGAGCCATGAGAGGTAAGAGATATGGAATCATGAGGTAATATTTTAGAAAATATGAGCGGAAATTTTATTATGGACCATGGTGCAGGTGGATCACGGTTAGATTGGGAGCGCGCGTGAGCGAAAGTATCCCTTGGTGCAGAAATCGTGAGTGAGAGGTAAGAGTCAGAGAGATATGGAATCATGAGCTAATAATTGAGGAtattgttggcgtgagtcactctccataattgtaggaattgtagtataattaggattgtatagttaaggaaaatattatgtagttaagggggagaATATCACGGTGTAATTAGTTTTCTATTAGCATTGTGTATActttgtatatatactccgtctttggagaagatcaatacATCAGAAATTCCCAAATTCCTCTTTGCCTTTATtctgtttgacttggtatcagagcagagatccatCTAGACTCTGTTCGTTTGTTTCCACTGTAAATTTGTCTTTATACTCTTTAAGAGTTTGTCCTTTGTATTCGTCCTCTGTTCCTTTTGCTCTAAAACCCTGAAGTTTGCAACACCTTGCCATTAGCCTCTCCTTTCTTAGCTGTGTCAAAGTTTGTGATTTGTGTTActgtttgaagaagaagaagaatggcagATTTGCCCCTTAGTTCGCTGTTCAATGGAGGAAACGAGGGCTCTCCTTCCGCCCCTCATGATGTTGTGATTTTTCAAAACATCAACAATCAAAGGTATCAACCAAGTCAGAATTATAATAGGGGACCAGTTTCATTCAACAGTTAGGTGAATTGCAACTATTGGCCACTACAAGAGTCAATGCCCCAAGTTGCTAAGACTCAACTCTAATAATTCTGGTTGGAAAGGGAATAACATTGGTCAGAAAAGTAAGGCGGCAATCCAACTGGTGCAGGTGCAAGAACCTGATTTCTATGGGGTGGATGACCAAGATCAAACTATGGGTAATGTTTTAATAGCTCAGGAGAATCGAGGTAAAATATGTGTTGCTTTAAATGTTTCTGGCTTTACTGGTagtaatacatggataattgattcaggtgcatctgatcatatgacctatgataagtctTTCTTTGTTAAGTTGTCATACTCATCCATAACACATATCtctaatgccaatggtgagtcTTTTCCAGTCTTAGGAATTGGGTCTGTCCAAGTTACACCTTCCATTACTCTTCATAATGTTCTCTTTGTACCATCTTTGTCTCATCATCTCTTATCTGTGTCTCAGTTGAATACACAAAACAAATGttctgtaaccttttatcctatgtatgtcaTCTTTCAGGATCTGTGCACTCGGGTGATAAttggcaagggagacctgagggaGAGACTatttcacttggattgcatgtatGCATGACAGACACAAGCACCGCCAAGTCTGCAAAACCCTGTTGCCTTGACATTGAGTTCTAATCGGTTGAATGAGTTGTGGTTGTGGCATCACCGTTTCGGCCATCCATCCTTTagagttatgaagaagtccatgcccTCTCTGTTTTTGGGAATAAAGGAGTCTAGCTTGCATTATGAGACTTGTGCTGTagctaagagtcataggtctagcTATCCTTCcagttttcattctagtacaATGCCATTTGAATTGATTCATTCGGATTTATGGGGCCCTTCCAAACATTCAACCCTTTCTAGAATgcgttattttattttattcattgatgatttcacAAGATTGACTTGGGTTGTTTTATTTAAGTCAAAAGATGAAGTCTTCTCTGCCTTTACAGCTTTTCAGAATCTTGTCCGTACCCAATATGATGCTTGTATTAAGATATTTCGGTCTGataattggggggggggggggtttgttAATCATTCATTTCGTGATTACTTCCAATCTCATGgaattgttcaccaaaccacttGCCCACAAATACCAGTCTCTGAGAGGAATAATTGTCATTTGTTAGACATGGGTCACACCCTTCTCCTTAGTGCCAATATGCCTAAATACCTTTGGGGAGAGGCAGTGTTGTGTGCCTCCCATCTTATTAATCGTCTCccatcttcctctcttcaaggtCGTATTCCATTTGAGGTATTGTCTAGTTATGTCTCTATCCCATCTCTTAATATcattcctgctcgtgtctttggttgtgtagcCTATGTCC harbors:
- the LOC133731630 gene encoding metal tolerance protein 4-like isoform X2, translating into MEDKSDSGVKASLLGSGGRSRRLSRRNSYTTLVNDFISRLPQKVRAGVDPESPEVIDCSRASGLSEGEKEYYEKQFATLKSFEEVDTVFATEGIDEENLAEQAQHERAMKISNYANIILLALKIYATVKSGSIAIAASTLDSLLDLMAGGILWFTHLAMKNVNIYHYPIGKLRVQPVGIIIFAAVMATLGFQVLIQAVEQLITADPTESLTSDQLAWLYGIMLFATVVKLALWLYCRTSGNKIVRAFAEDHYFDVVTNVVGLVAAVLADKYYWWIDPTGAIILALYTIINWSKTVMENAVSLVGQSAPPEFLQMLTYVVIRHPEVKRVDTVRAYTFGVLYFVEVDIELPEELPLKEAHAIGESLQINLEKLPEVERAFVHLDFECDHKPEHNVLIKLPSSQP
- the LOC133732796 gene encoding F-box protein CPR1-like, encoding MAEHIPEDVIAKIFQWLPIKSLIRFTSISKRWRFIILRDPHFATSQFQIASGNNKSVCFLSYSDSNFFESLNLQTTTSALRNLRCPFKQPDSMVFIHSSCRGLMFATFVGQGMVARYIWNPSTGFFKKLPDPGVKNEYQVFSGFGYISATDDYKILIANSNLEEGEEAKIHIFSSKSNSWKRIQDSQYSASSTTIMGTLLNEALHWLEMFDDVIVAFDLADEEFRTMPLPVVEDHYAGDYFRHLRVLGGCLCVFGQADTNAGSMDMWVMREYDAGNSWTKLFNLKFSNQPEGIISVKPIWVMETSTFLEINSNSETRVKLVRSYYNEEEIEEIHMDRRSMIGYEESLLWLE
- the LOC133731630 gene encoding metal tolerance protein 4-like isoform X1, which encodes MENKSESGLKASLLGSGGRSRRLSRRNSYSTLVNDFISRLPPKVRAGVDPESPEVIDCSRASGLSEGEKEYYEKQFATLKSFEEVDTVFATEGIDEENLAEQAQHERAMKISNYANIILLALKIYATVKSGSIAIAASTLDSLLDLMAGGILWFTHLAMKNVNIYHYPIGKLRVQPVGIIIFAAVMATLGFQVLIQAVEQLITADPTESLTSDQLAWLYGIMLFATVVKLALWLYCRTSGNKIVRAFAEDHYFDVVTNVVGLVAAVLADKYYWWIDPTGAIILALYTIINWSKTVMENAVSLVGQSAPPEFLQMLTYVVIRHPEVKRVDTVRAYTFGVLYFVEVDIELPEELPLKEAHAIGESLQINLEKLPEVERAFVHLDFECDHKPEHNVLIKLPSSQP